In the bacterium genome, TGAAATTTTCCTACAACCTTTATCCGGTCTTGCAATCCATATTTTTTTAGCAAACTATTTGCTTTGGCATTGTCCGGTCCAATAAGATAAAGCAAACAGCGGGAATCACGTAGCGCAAGCTTAATAAAAGCTTCGACCAAAATATCCAGGTCTTCCTGATTGGTCCCGACAAAGCCGACAACCTTTTTGCCGCGATCAATCCCCCATCGACTCCGGGATGCTGTTTTATCTTCAGAATGAATAACATCCACCGGTGCCCCGCCCGGGAGATATAAGACATTGTCCGGATCTTTGGCCAATTGTTTTGACCGTTCTTCCAACAGATGAGATATGACAGTCACACCATGCACCTGCGTCCGAAGTTTATCCTCCTGGCGCGCGATGAAAGCCTTGATACCGGGGACTTTCCCCCATTTCGGACCCAAACCCGCCTGGCTGTACCAATCACACCAATCGGAGATTACAATCGGTTTACGCTGACGCAATCCCATCTGCATGGGAAATCGCACATTCGGATGAAATTCAAATCCGTGAATAACATCATAGCGGTTCAGGCGGATCAATTTTTTTCGTCCTGCAATATCCAATGGTCCGGTACCCTGACCGGGAAGATCATGCAAAAAATCCGGCCCCTCCCAGATGGTTACACCGTCTTCCTCTGTAATGCGCGGGTGCCATTTAGACCGCGGCGAGACCGTTGCCAAGGTCACTTGATGTCCCAATTTGACAAGCCCCCGGGCCAAAAACCAGATCCGCCAATAGGTTCCATAATTCCGGTATTGATGCCCCAGCATGAGAATATTCATGACTGCTGTTCTTGATGGATGGTTTGATAAACTTGGTAAATTTTTTCAGCAATTACCGAAGCGGAAAATCGCTTTTTGGCCGATACCTGCGCTGCTTTACCCATGGCAATGGTTTTTTCCTTATTTTGCTGGGTTTGCAGCAAAGCCGCATACAGTCCTGCTTCATCATCAACCTCAAGCAGATACCCTTCTTCATCCTGCCGGACCATGTGTTCCACACCGCCTGCCCGGGTGGCAATAATTGCCAGACCGGCAGCCATCGCTTCGGCAATCACCATGGGTGCTGTTTCCTGTTTTGAAGGCAATACCAAAATACCGGCTTTGACAATTTCCCGACGCACCTTCTCGGGCTGACACCAACCTAATAATTCAATACCATCCTTTCCGGAAAGCTGTTCCACAAACTGTTCTACTTCACGGCGGTATTCAGGATAATGCTCATCATAAGGGCCAATGACTGTCAGTCGGATATTGGCGAACTTTTTTCTAGCGCGTAAAAATGCACGCATTAACATAAGTGGAGATTTACGGGGATCGAGTGTCCCAACAAAAACAAACCGCGTTATATCACGCGAAGACTGCATATTAAAAAAATCATCATGAATGGGGTTTTCTATCGGATGAATGATTGCCCGGGTCTCATGCCGAATCAACCTTTCCACATAGGGATTGATGGAAATAATATGCTTCGCCTTCCGGATACAATACGCTTCAATATATTTCAAGAGCGTCCAGCGAGAAAAAAAAGAAGTACTTAACCACTGGGCTTCCATCCGCCGAATACCATGCAGGGTAAGCACTGCCGGCCAGGGACCCGACATGGCCGCATAACCGTATTCATCCGTCCCCTGCGCATGTACCAGGTCCGGTTGGATTTTTTTCAAAACCCGCATAATCCGCAATCGATCAAATTGAAATAGCGTGGCAGCGCGCAGTCGACTGGGTCGCTTAACAAAATGAAATGTCACCCCTTGATAAATAACGGTTTGATTTTCCTTCAATTCGGTCGTCTGCGAGACAACGTGCAATTCCAATCCTTTTTTTTGTCCCAAAACTTCACAGAGATTTTTTATCCATGTACTGGGATGCACAAAAGTTCCGCTCCGCTTCACAAGTGGTTCAATTTGTTGCGGAGAAAACTCCCCCAACATGGCAACTCGCATCTTACACCCCGCTTTTCTTCGCTGCAAACCACAGTTGCAACTGATGCCGGTTTATATCATTTTTATCCAGCAGCACGGATTGCATACACATAAGCTGCTCACCTATTACATTTATTTTTTTTGAAAAACCGGCTATTTTTTCCAGCATCATTTCCTTGGTCAAATCATTGATATCTATCACCGCTTCTGCCTGGTCCATCATTTCCATAAAACCGCTGACCTTGCCTTTACCGTGTGTGTAATCCAGTGCAATCACCGGCACTCCCAAGGTTGCAGCAAATACGACTGAATGAAACCGCATACCAATAAATAAATCCTGTGCCGCGATCTCTCCGGCAATCTCTGATGGAGCTCCCGTTCCAGTAACAATCCGGGTCTTAACCTCGTCCGGCAAGGCTGCCTGTATTTGTTCCAGAATATCCCGGTCATCATCACCAACATAAAAAGTGTTCATCGGCACCAGGGTCACTTCCGCATGCTGCGTTTTCACAAGGTACTCAATAACTTCCGCATACACTTGCACCAACATCATTAATTTTTCCTTGAAAACTTCTTCCGAAAGTGTCGCAGCATAATTCCGGGGCCAAGCACGAATCGAAAATCCGATTTTTTTAATTTTTTCTGTTTTTCTCAAATGCCGTCCCGGATGACCAAGCAAATAAACCGTCGAAGGATCAATGCTAAGCTCAACCCCTTTTGCCGCCCCCATGGCTTGCAAACAATCCATCGACCGCTGATCCCGAACCGTGACAATATCGGCAAGTTGGACTATCAGCTTCACCACGCGTTTGAGGCGTTTACTGTACAGAGGCCCGACACCAATACCATAAAGCATGGTGATTTTTCTCTGCAATCGGCCTTTAAGCACAAAGCGCAGCACATCAACCACATCACGTATTTCCATCAAGGGACCGCCACCCATAACAATCAAATCAGACTGATGTAACGCACGACTGCATGACGCTGTCCCGATCGAAACAATTTTTATTTTTACATTCCCGATTTCCGAAACTGTTCGCCGAGTATAAAACGGATGGTACGATGCAATCGTCGTATCAACCTCACCAAAATCTTGCTGAATATTTTGAAGTATTCCTGTAAGAATCGCCTTGTCTCCTGTCGTTTCCGTACCATACCATCCCATCACGAATAACTTTTTCAACAGTTTTTTGTTTCGTGGTTTTTTTTCCAACAACACCAAGCGCAGCAGCTCCGCGAAGAAAACCATCCCACGATCCAATAGCGGCAGCAAAATTATTTTCCGATATGTCGTCTTAAGCAACTGAAACAAAAGCCGGCGCGTGAATAAAGTCGTATAATCATGCGAACACGCGGCACATGCCGTCTTTTTAATACTGCCGCGATATTCCAAATTTGCAGATTGAAAATACAGTTTTTTAGCTGAAATTTCCAGCGCATTTCCCAACGATTTACTCTTGACGGCGCAATAATAAATTTTGCCTTTGGCATCCAATGTCACTCCGTCCCTTTCCCAAAGACAAGGCACGGTTCGCGGTTTGTTTTCAACCAGCATGTCCCGCAAGGATACATAGTACAGTTTTCTTTCCCAGTCCTGTTCATAGGTCATCGCCAATTTTTCCAAAAACTGCGCCGCACAGTGACGCTGTGTCTCATTCAGTGTATATCCACCAGTACAATCGAAATTGTAAAGACGGTCAACCCGTGTTGCCACTCTGAATTTTATATACAACCCCCGCGCTTTGGCAAAATTCCAGATCCGATTGAGCTCATCAACGTTTTGTCTCATAATCGTGCAACACAAGGCCAATGAAATCGCCGGCATCTTCTGAAGTCGTTCGATCGTTTCCTGCATGCGCACAAATGCTTTGGGCACACCACGCACTTGGTCATGCACGTCTCCGATGCCGTCAATTGAAATCATCACGCTCAGCGTTTTTCTGTGCTGTTGACAGACCTGCGCCAATGCCTTGATACTGTTTTCAACTTTTTCCGGTTGCAAACCATTGCTAATAATACTCAAACCCTTTAATTTTGGCAGCTTACGGATCATGACCTGTCCCAACTGGGCCAGATCATTGCGCAATGTCGGCTCCCCCCCGCTCAAGCCAACAGAGCGGACTTTTTTAAATAAAGGATCGGAAAGAATTCCAGCTATGGCCTCGGTTGCCAAATCCGTTACATTTTCCTCTTTCCAAACGTTGCACATAACACAGCGCGAATTGCATCGGTCTGTGACCGGAAAGTTAATAACATTGGGATAAAGCGCACCAAATACTCTTTGAATGCGATAACGCGAAATTTGACGCCCCCACTGGTAAAGGGCTTTCAAAGCATCACCTGTTTTAGATCCACGAAACAATCGTATAAAATTCATTGTACAATTTCCTTTTTGCTTATCAATGCTCTGACTTGCTGCCAATCCTCCCGGGAAAAGGCCTTCATCAAAACAATCAGCACTCCGTAAACTGCAACCCCAATCGCAATGACCAGCCACAATGATATCATCGGGCGAAGCACATAGACAATCCCTCCCATGATTCCACTTGCCAGCATCACCTTCACAATCACTCCCCGGCTTTTACCTATCGGCCAAAGCGACCGGGCAAAGACGATAAAACAAACAGTCAAGACAACAGCGCTCACCACACTGGCCCAGGCAGCCCCTTGAACACCGGCCATAGGAATCCACAGGCTGTTGAGCAGAACATTTAATCCGGCTGTGATGGCAACCACGATTAATCTTTTGGTCTGTCCGCCCGTTGCCGTCAATGCCATCCCTACAATAAAACCGATGAACCGAAAAGGAATCATCATGCTCAAAATCCGAAAGATATCTCCCGAATCAGCATATTTACTTCCATAGATTGCCACGATTAAGCCGTCGGCCAACAAAACCGCCCCAACTGATAAAGGCACCGATAGTATAATTATAAACCCAAGACTTTTTTCAAGCATACGATGTATTTCTGTTTTGGATTGTGCATAAATCCGGCTAATGGTCGGAAAAAGTGCACTGACAATCAAGAGCGGAAAGGCCTCAAGCAACTGATTGATTTTCATTGCTGATTGATACAATCCCACCGAGTGCTCGCCCCGCATCACTGAAAGCATCAAAATATCCGT is a window encoding:
- a CDS encoding glycosyltransferase family 4 protein, translating into MRVAMLGEFSPQQIEPLVKRSGTFVHPSTWIKNLCEVLGQKKGLELHVVSQTTELKENQTVIYQGVTFHFVKRPSRLRAATLFQFDRLRIMRVLKKIQPDLVHAQGTDEYGYAAMSGPWPAVLTLHGIRRMEAQWLSTSFFSRWTLLKYIEAYCIRKAKHIISINPYVERLIRHETRAIIHPIENPIHDDFFNMQSSRDITRFVFVGTLDPRKSPLMLMRAFLRARKKFANIRLTVIGPYDEHYPEYRREVEQFVEQLSGKDGIELLGWCQPEKVRREIVKAGILVLPSKQETAPMVIAEAMAAGLAIIATRAGGVEHMVRQDEEGYLLEVDDEAGLYAALLQTQQNKEKTIAMGKAAQVSAKKRFSASVIAEKIYQVYQTIHQEQQS
- a CDS encoding flippase; translation: MFLTIVIARVLAVETFGVYALAITISGIFRVVADFGTTFLTTHEIAKQRSQVSTLFVHGLVLKLIISAVGMIVLVGMSHIFYPGHVRLALYIGGAAAVLRLLVEFVTAFFGGHEKMNYVSYVMMIYMILVFLIIGVMLLMGVRSPAGLISGYVFGGLITLPIATSILFSKIEIKFVSIKWREMRRIFILAIPFGLYFISDIIYFHTDILMLSVMRGEHSVGLYQSAMKINQLLEAFPLLIVSALFPTISRIYAQSKTEIHRMLEKSLGFIIILSVPLSVGAVLLADGLIVAIYGSKYADSGDIFRILSMMIPFRFIGFIVGMALTATGGQTKRLIVVAITAGLNVLLNSLWIPMAGVQGAAWASVVSAVVLTVCFIVFARSLWPIGKSRGVIVKVMLASGIMGGIVYVLRPMISLWLVIAIGVAVYGVLIVLMKAFSREDWQQVRALISKKEIVQ
- a CDS encoding glycosyltransferase family 4 protein, with translation MNILMLGHQYRNYGTYWRIWFLARGLVKLGHQVTLATVSPRSKWHPRITEEDGVTIWEGPDFLHDLPGQGTGPLDIAGRKKLIRLNRYDVIHGFEFHPNVRFPMQMGLRQRKPIVISDWCDWYSQAGLGPKWGKVPGIKAFIARQEDKLRTQVHGVTVISHLLEERSKQLAKDPDNVLYLPGGAPVDVIHSEDKTASRSRWGIDRGKKVVGFVGTNQEDLDILVEAFIKLALRDSRCLLYLIGPDNAKANSLLKKYGLQDRIKVVGKFQYEDLSTMMGCCDVFALPLRATVGNAARWPNKIGEYLSAARPVVASNVGEMKWFFKDHQVGTTCSNAPEAFAEALTIYLENDALARRTGEEAREIAEKVLAWDTLSGRLESFYEKIMETHQ
- a CDS encoding polysaccharide pyruvyl transferase family protein; its protein translation is MNFIRLFRGSKTGDALKALYQWGRQISRYRIQRVFGALYPNVINFPVTDRCNSRCVMCNVWKEENVTDLATEAIAGILSDPLFKKVRSVGLSGGEPTLRNDLAQLGQVMIRKLPKLKGLSIISNGLQPEKVENSIKALAQVCQQHRKTLSVMISIDGIGDVHDQVRGVPKAFVRMQETIERLQKMPAISLALCCTIMRQNVDELNRIWNFAKARGLYIKFRVATRVDRLYNFDCTGGYTLNETQRHCAAQFLEKLAMTYEQDWERKLYYVSLRDMLVENKPRTVPCLWERDGVTLDAKGKIYYCAVKSKSLGNALEISAKKLYFQSANLEYRGSIKKTACAACSHDYTTLFTRRLLFQLLKTTYRKIILLPLLDRGMVFFAELLRLVLLEKKPRNKKLLKKLFVMGWYGTETTGDKAILTGILQNIQQDFGEVDTTIASYHPFYTRRTVSEIGNVKIKIVSIGTASCSRALHQSDLIVMGGGPLMEIRDVVDVLRFVLKGRLQRKITMLYGIGVGPLYSKRLKRVVKLIVQLADIVTVRDQRSMDCLQAMGAAKGVELSIDPSTVYLLGHPGRHLRKTEKIKKIGFSIRAWPRNYAATLSEEVFKEKLMMLVQVYAEVIEYLVKTQHAEVTLVPMNTFYVGDDDRDILEQIQAALPDEVKTRIVTGTGAPSEIAGEIAAQDLFIGMRFHSVVFAATLGVPVIALDYTHGKGKVSGFMEMMDQAEAVIDINDLTKEMMLEKIAGFSKKINVIGEQLMCMQSVLLDKNDINRHQLQLWFAAKKSGV